In a single window of the uncultured Pseudodesulfovibrio sp. genome:
- a CDS encoding NADH-quinone oxidoreductase subunit J, translating into MTLYAVLFYVLAAATLLCTLVAVTRRVLVHAVVWMVGSLLGTALIFLLLGAPLLAGFEVIIYAGAIMVLFLFAIMLMAQEPNEPKEVRSMVRRRLRARMFWPTIWALAGIFACMALISFDPANTTLLTAGRVSPRALGAWVFGNAWPAVEAVSLLLFAALAGARYLGLPLVQSDRPETTGRSLDMDQPPCAVNPEDDR; encoded by the coding sequence TTTACGCCGTCCTCTTTTACGTCCTCGCTGCCGCGACGCTGCTGTGCACCCTGGTCGCCGTGACCCGCCGGGTGCTGGTCCACGCGGTGGTCTGGATGGTCGGCTCGCTGCTCGGCACGGCCCTGATCTTTCTGCTCCTCGGCGCGCCCCTGCTGGCGGGCTTCGAGGTCATCATCTATGCCGGGGCGATCATGGTCCTGTTTCTGTTCGCCATCATGCTCATGGCCCAGGAACCCAACGAGCCAAAGGAAGTCCGGTCCATGGTCCGCCGGAGACTGCGCGCCCGCATGTTCTGGCCCACCATCTGGGCCCTGGCCGGGATCTTCGCCTGCATGGCCCTGATTTCCTTTGACCCGGCCAACACCACGCTGCTGACCGCCGGACGCGTCTCGCCCCGTGCGCTTGGGGCCTGGGTCTTCGGCAATGCCTGGCCCGCCGTGGAAGCCGTCTCGCTTCTGCTCTTTGCGGCCCTGGCCGGAGCCCGCTACCTCGGCCTGCCGCTGGTCCAATCCGACCGGCCCGAAACCACGGGCAGGAGCCTGGACATGGACCAGCCCCCATGCGCCGTGAATCCGGAGGACGACCGATGA
- the nuoK gene encoding NADH-quinone oxidoreductase subunit NuoK codes for MIVPLEHVLLFASALFFIGLVTVVARRNLIMILLGVEVMLNAAGVVFVAAALRWWDIAGQGMVLFIMGVAAAEIAVGLTLVFRVWRRTRSLNPDSLKTLKD; via the coding sequence ATGATCGTACCCCTGGAACACGTACTGCTTTTCGCCTCGGCCCTGTTCTTCATCGGGCTGGTGACCGTGGTGGCCCGACGCAATCTGATCATGATCCTGCTCGGCGTGGAGGTCATGCTCAACGCCGCGGGTGTGGTCTTCGTGGCCGCAGCTCTGCGCTGGTGGGACATCGCGGGCCAGGGCATGGTCCTGTTCATCATGGGCGTGGCCGCCGCCGAAATCGCGGTGGGCCTGACCCTGGTCTTCCGCGTCTGGCGCAGGACCCGGAGCCTCAACCCCGACTCGCTGAAAACGCTCAAGGACTGA